In Astyanax mexicanus isolate ESR-SI-001 chromosome 17, AstMex3_surface, whole genome shotgun sequence, a single window of DNA contains:
- the si:dkeyp-50d11.2 gene encoding calpain-1 catalytic subunit codes for MEPICATGVAARLRSEWDRSEGIGQNHKALKFLGQDFESLRASCLQSRRLFEDETFPAQPSSLGFKELAPGSAKTRGVRWMRPTEFCDDPHFIVDGATRTDICQGALGDCWLLAAIACLTLNEPLLHRVVPHGQSFHYQYAGIFHFQFWQFGDWVDVVIDDRLPVRDGKLLFVHSDEGAEFWSALVEKAYAKLNGCYEALSGGCTSEGFEDFTGGVTEMYELRKAPPNLFSIIRRAVERGSLLGCSIDITSFFDMEAVTFKKLVKGHAYSVTGVDEVEFRGNLTKLIRIRNPWGEVEWTGAWSDESREWSGINPALRSRLHNRAEDGEFWMSFSDFLKEFSRLEICNLTADALQSSELKKWNSSLYTGEWRRGSTAGGCRNYPATFWINPQYKIMLKDPDTEGQDGCSFLVALMQKNRRQLRREGKDMETIGFAIYEVPREFLGMAGVHLKRDFFLTNTSSARSELFINLREVSSRFCLPAGEYIIVPSTFEPQKEGDFVLRVFSEKAADSQELDDELTADLPEEDALPESEIDEGFKALFAKLAGKDMEIDVPKLQMILNRVISKHKDLKTDGFGKEACRCMISLMDTSGLGRLGLTDFHVLWEKIKRYLTIFREFDLDKSGTMSSYEMRLALESAGFKLTNNLFQLIILRYAKPDLNVDFDNFVTCLIRLESMFKTFRTMDTDADGVVTFNFIQWISLTMFT; via the exons ATGGAGCCCATATGTGCCACAGGAGTGGCTGCCCGACTGAGGAGTGAGTGGGACAGAAGTGAAGGTATTGGTCAGAACCACAAGGCCCTGAAGTTCCTGGGTCAGGACTTTGAGTCTCTGCGAGCCAGCTGCCTTCAGAGTCGGCGTTTATTTGAAGACGAGACCTTCCCAGCACAGCCCTCCTCACTGGGATTTAAAGAGCTGGCGCCAGGTTCTGCAAAAACTAGAGGAGTCCGCTGGATGAGGCCCACG GAGTTCTGTGATGACCCACACTTTATCGTAGATGGAGCCACTCGCACTGACATCTGCCAAGGAGCTCTAG GGGACTGTTGGCTATTGGCGGCCATTGCATGCCTTACCCTAAACGAGCCGTTGCTGCATCGCGTGGTTCCTCATGGCCAGAGCTTCCACTACCAGTATGCTGGAATCTTTCACTTTCAG TTTTGGCAGTTTGGGGATTGGGTGGATGTGGTGATTGATGACCGGCTACCAGTGCGCGATGGAAAGCTCCTATTTGTCCACTCAGACGAGGGGGCGGAGTTCTGGAGTGCTCTGGTGGAGAAGGCATATGCAAA ATTAAACGGCTGTTACGAGGCACTCTCAGGAGGTTGCACCTCTGAGGGTTTTGAAGACTTTACAGGTGGGGTTACAGAAATGTATGAGCTCAGAAAAGCTCCGCCCAACCTCTTCAGCATCATCAGAAGAGCTGTAGAAAGAGGATCTCTTCTGGGCTGCTCTATAGAC ATCACAAGCTTCTTCGACATGGAGGCTGTGACCTTTAAAAAGCTGGTGAAAGGCCATGCTTATTCTGTTACAGGAGTGGATGAG GTGGAGTTTAGAGGAAACCTCACAAAACTGATTCGAATCCGGAACCCATGGGGTGAAGTGGAATGGACTGGAGCCTGGAGTGATGA GTCAAGAGAGTGGAGTGGAATCAACCCTGCCTTGCGGTCCCGCTTGCACAATCGGGCTGAAGATGGAGAGTTCTG GATGTCATTCAGTGATTTTTTGAAGGAGTTCAGCAGGCTGGAGATTTGCAATCTGACGGCTGATGCTCTGCAGAGCAGCGAGCTGAAGAAGTGGAACTCCTCCCTGTATACAGGAGAGTGGAGAAGAGGCAGCACAGCTGGAGGCTGCAGGAACTACCCAg CAACCTTTTGGATCAACCCACAGTATAAAATCATGCTTAAGGACCCAGATACCGAAGGCCAGGATGGCTGCAGTTTCCTAGTTGCACTAATGCAGAAGAATCGGCGGCAGTTGCGACGAGAAGGCAAAGACATGGAAACGATTGGATTTGCCATTTATGAG GTTCCCCGGGAG TTTCTGGGCATGGCAGGTGTGCATCTAAAGCGTGACTTCTTCCTCACAAACACGTCAAGCGCTCGCTCCGAGCTCTTCATCAACCTGCGGGAGGTGAGCTCACGGTTCTGCCTGCCTGCGGGGGAGTACATCATCGTCCCCTCCACCTTCGAGCCTCAGAAAGAAGGTGACTTTGTGCTGAGGGTCTTCTCTGAAAAGGCAGCTGACTCTCA GGAACTGGATGATGAGCTCACTGCCGACCTACCAGAGGAG GATGCACTACCAGAGAGTGAGATAGATGAAGGCTTTAAGGCTCTTTTTGCCAAGCTTGCTGGAAAG GACATGGAAATCGATGTGCCAAAGCTGCAGATGATTCTGAACCGTGTCATAAGCAAAC ATAAGGATCTAAAAACTGATGGATTTGGAAAGGAGGCTTGTCGATGCATGATAAGCCTAATGGAT ACATCTGGCCTTGGGAGGTTGGGTTTAACAGATTTCCATGTGCTTTGGGAGAAGATTAAGCGATATCTT ACCATATTTCGGGAATTTGACTTGGACAAGTCTGGCACCATGAGCTCCTATGAAATGCGTCTGGCACTGGAATCTGCAG GTTTCAAGCTTACCAACAACCTGTTCCAGCTAATCATCCTGCGTTATGCTAAGCCAGACCTGAACGTGGACTTTGACAACTTTGTGACCTGTCTGATCCGTCTGGAGAGCATGTTCA